A stretch of the Synechocystis sp. PCC 7338 genome encodes the following:
- a CDS encoding clan AA aspartic protease, producing MGLVYANIELINPKEQALQPMKVNALVDTGAITLCIPEHVVIQLKLETLEQREVTTADSKKRLVDYVGPVQVRFGSRNCFTGALVLGDAVLLGTVPLEDVDLVISPRSQTIMVNPESPNIPTALVKNIR from the coding sequence ATAGGTTTAGTTTATGCCAATATTGAGCTTATCAATCCCAAAGAACAGGCTCTACAACCAATGAAGGTCAATGCCTTAGTTGATACAGGAGCGATCACACTTTGTATTCCTGAGCATGTTGTGATTCAACTTAAGTTAGAAACGTTGGAACAACGGGAAGTTACTACTGCCGACAGCAAAAAAAGACTAGTTGATTATGTGGGGCCGGTGCAAGTGAGGTTTGGTAGTCGTAATTGTTTTACTGGAGCCCTAGTCTTAGGAGATGCAGTGTTGCTAGGGACTGTTCCTTTGGAAGATGTGGATTTAGTTATTAGTCCCCGTTCACAAACCATTATGGTCAATCCTGAAAGTCCTAATATTCCTACTGCTCTGGTAAAAAATATACGGTAA
- a CDS encoding aminotransferase class IV gives MLYWWDGQWFEQDVIQLPVHEPGLLYGATVFTTLRVYQQCLDHPLTHWADHGDRLGQSLVSLQWPAPDWGQVDQAARHLSQRYPLLRLTCFPSGQILITGRELAKDVEQRQKSGINAWLMPPGRYQRSLAELKTGNYFAPWLAQRIAQENNAQEAILTDVSGHWLETATGNLWGWREGEFFTPPLTGQQLPGITLQHLQRWLKKQSITIHGDWWSKDLVRTFQGLAYSNSGVEIVPINRVGEEGGYWLNFASAQSREYDLLAGYWVMNR, from the coding sequence ATGCTGTACTGGTGGGATGGGCAATGGTTTGAGCAGGATGTCATCCAGTTACCTGTGCATGAGCCTGGGTTACTGTACGGTGCCACGGTATTTACCACTCTGAGGGTTTACCAACAATGTCTTGATCATCCCCTCACCCACTGGGCCGACCATGGCGATCGCCTGGGGCAAAGTTTAGTTAGTCTGCAATGGCCTGCCCCAGACTGGGGGCAAGTAGATCAAGCCGCTCGGCATTTGAGCCAACGGTATCCACTTCTGCGCCTAACCTGTTTTCCTTCCGGTCAGATATTAATTACAGGGCGGGAATTGGCCAAGGATGTAGAACAAAGGCAAAAATCAGGTATTAATGCCTGGTTAATGCCCCCTGGTCGTTACCAGCGTTCCCTAGCGGAATTGAAAACGGGTAATTATTTCGCCCCTTGGTTAGCCCAACGTATTGCCCAAGAAAACAATGCCCAGGAAGCTATTTTGACCGACGTTAGCGGCCATTGGTTGGAGACAGCCACGGGTAATCTTTGGGGTTGGCGGGAAGGTGAATTTTTTACGCCCCCTTTAACAGGACAACAATTACCGGGTATTACCCTCCAGCATTTACAGAGGTGGTTGAAGAAGCAGAGTATAACTATCCACGGCGATTGGTGGTCAAAGGATTTGGTCCGCACTTTTCAGGGTTTGGCCTACAGCAATAGCGGCGTCGAAATTGTGCCCATCAATAGGGTGGGGGAGGAGGGAGGATACTGGTTAAATTTTGCTTCCGCCCAGAGTCGAGAGTATGACCTACTGGCTGGCTATTGGGTAATGAATCGCTGA
- the fabG gene encoding 3-oxoacyl-[acyl-carrier-protein] reductase yields MTALTAQVALVTGASRGIGRATALALAATGMKVAVNYAQSSTAADAVVAEIIANGGEAIAVQANVANSDEVDNLIKTTLDKFGRIDVLVNNAGITRDSLLLRMKLEDWQAVIDLNLTGVFICTKAVSKLMLKQKSGRIINITSVAGMMGNPGQANYSAAKAGVIGFTKTVAKELASRGVTVNAVAPGFIATDMTESLDAEPILQFIPLARYGQPEEVAGTIRFLATDPAAAYITGQTFNVDGGMVMF; encoded by the coding sequence ATGACGGCATTGACGGCACAGGTGGCATTGGTAACAGGGGCATCTCGGGGTATTGGCCGGGCGACGGCTTTGGCCCTGGCCGCCACGGGCATGAAAGTGGCGGTGAACTATGCCCAATCCAGTACGGCCGCCGATGCTGTGGTAGCGGAAATCATTGCCAACGGGGGAGAGGCGATCGCCGTGCAGGCCAATGTGGCTAACAGTGATGAAGTAGATAATTTGATTAAAACGACGCTGGATAAATTTGGCCGCATCGATGTGTTGGTGAACAATGCTGGCATTACCAGAGATTCGTTGCTGTTAAGGATGAAATTGGAAGATTGGCAAGCGGTCATTGACCTGAATTTAACCGGGGTCTTCATTTGTACTAAAGCTGTGTCCAAATTAATGCTCAAGCAAAAAAGTGGGCGCATCATTAATATCACCTCCGTGGCGGGCATGATGGGAAATCCGGGGCAAGCTAACTACAGCGCCGCCAAAGCGGGGGTAATTGGGTTCACCAAAACCGTTGCCAAAGAATTGGCCAGTCGAGGGGTAACGGTAAATGCGGTGGCCCCTGGTTTCATTGCCACGGATATGACTGAAAGTCTCGATGCAGAGCCAATTTTGCAATTTATTCCCCTGGCTCGCTACGGTCAACCGGAGGAAGTGGCCGGCACTATCCGCTTTTTGGCTACGGATCCAGCGGCGGCCTACATCACGGGGCAAACCTTTAATGTGGATGGCGGCATGGTGATGTTCTGA
- a CDS encoding phospholipase D-like domain-containing anti-phage protein, with product MNFSIQRYSSRTHRIDRSVLVEHLKGAKRYHRIAGYFTSSLFEIAGEYLEGIEEVKIVCNSDVRSEDIKIAKICESKLLGRLNTQPVEAESLLNRPRYQWLYDFLHQHPDAIRVAPDNYCGFVHGKAGVIEKKDGSRLGFIGSMNETKAGWQEHYEIVWLDESQEGVDWIQTEFDALWQNAVSLPRAIVQELGRRAHRKEITLDQAENSEMLPPAALVECPMYREGLSLQPWQRAFVGECLKHLRWYGTVRLLIADEVGLGKTLSLGTAALTLALLSEQELAKKGGRIRRKAIAIFAPATLTEQWQTEMLDKLGVPCARWDSRRKVWLDTEARIISPAGPENISRCPFRIGIISTGLITQPTLERDLLSQVNFEILIQDESHKSRTKQGLGKKAGEPNALLRFMIDAARRSKHVLLGTATPMQTKVEDLWDQLNILHQGDGNFVLGSDFSPWHHADSVLPVVTGLENPNDPETAWRFLRSPLPPLGSSEEKDFRRVMHEIRGELGLKPQEFNCYAPVVDLPSAVRDDLEDLLESQQANNRFFQRHNPIVRHVVLRKRTVLEAAGLLPKVGVALHPDPQKSQDPTAFTVLFRYQALRTDENFAEAYEAANDFGTAYGKRVKAAGFMKNLMQQRLCSSCAAGINTARKILDDQAIEDESDEFFDQIIDTVTAEQEALERLITALERIQVEDPKLKAVKHFLINENWVRHGCIIFSQYYDTAAWIAEQLAHSFPDTLIGLYAGAGKSALFRGPGDRNEEDREKLKKLVEDQSIPIMVATDAACEGLNLQRLGTLINIDLPWNPTRLEQRIGRIKRFGQVRPTVDMLNLVYQDTVDEKIYETLSARMKDRFELFGSLPDTIQDDWIENIERLDEKLDEYIETQKRVNGFDIRYNANLDTEEDEWRNCAQVLSRRSIDTLMRTGWST from the coding sequence ATGAATTTCTCCATCCAACGATATTCCTCCCGCACCCATCGCATTGACCGCTCCGTTTTAGTAGAACATCTTAAAGGAGCCAAACGCTACCATCGCATCGCCGGGTATTTCACCAGTTCCCTATTTGAAATAGCGGGGGAATATTTGGAAGGCATAGAAGAAGTCAAAATCGTTTGTAACTCCGATGTTAGATCCGAAGATATAAAAATTGCCAAAATCTGTGAATCAAAATTATTGGGTCGCTTAAATACCCAGCCCGTAGAAGCAGAATCCTTGTTAAATCGTCCCCGTTACCAATGGTTGTACGATTTTTTGCACCAACATCCTGACGCTATTCGCGTTGCCCCCGATAACTATTGTGGATTTGTCCACGGTAAAGCGGGCGTGATCGAAAAAAAAGACGGATCTCGTCTGGGCTTCATCGGCTCCATGAATGAGACGAAAGCCGGTTGGCAGGAGCATTATGAAATTGTTTGGCTAGATGAAAGCCAAGAGGGGGTGGACTGGATACAAACTGAATTTGATGCCCTCTGGCAAAATGCCGTGTCCTTACCCCGGGCCATTGTCCAAGAACTCGGACGACGGGCCCACCGCAAGGAAATTACCCTCGACCAAGCTGAGAATAGCGAAATGTTGCCGCCAGCGGCCCTGGTGGAATGTCCCATGTATCGGGAAGGATTATCCTTGCAACCCTGGCAGCGGGCCTTTGTGGGGGAATGTCTTAAACATTTGCGCTGGTATGGCACAGTCCGTTTATTAATCGCGGATGAAGTGGGACTCGGCAAAACCCTATCGTTGGGCACAGCAGCATTGACCCTAGCTCTGTTAAGCGAACAAGAACTGGCGAAAAAAGGAGGACGGATTCGACGCAAGGCGATCGCCATTTTTGCCCCCGCCACCCTCACAGAACAATGGCAAACGGAAATGCTGGATAAATTGGGGGTTCCCTGTGCCCGCTGGGATTCCCGCCGGAAAGTTTGGCTCGATACCGAAGCCCGGATTATTTCCCCCGCTGGCCCAGAAAATATCAGCCGTTGCCCCTTCCGCATTGGCATCATTTCCACAGGACTGATCACCCAACCCACCCTCGAACGGGATCTGCTGAGCCAAGTCAATTTCGAGATCCTGATCCAAGACGAATCCCACAAATCCCGCACCAAGCAAGGTTTAGGCAAAAAAGCCGGGGAACCCAATGCCCTCCTCCGCTTTATGATTGATGCCGCCCGGCGATCGAAACATGTTCTGCTGGGTACGGCGACGCCCATGCAAACCAAAGTTGAAGACCTCTGGGATCAACTCAATATCCTCCATCAAGGCGACGGAAACTTTGTCCTAGGCAGTGACTTTAGCCCCTGGCACCATGCCGATTCCGTTCTTCCCGTCGTCACCGGCCTAGAAAATCCCAATGACCCAGAAACCGCTTGGCGCTTTTTGCGATCGCCGTTGCCCCCATTAGGCTCCTCGGAAGAAAAGGACTTTCGGCGGGTGATGCACGAAATCCGTGGTGAATTAGGACTCAAACCCCAGGAATTTAACTGTTATGCCCCCGTGGTGGATTTACCCAGTGCCGTGCGGGATGACCTCGAAGATTTATTAGAATCCCAGCAGGCAAACAACCGCTTTTTCCAACGCCATAATCCCATCGTCCGCCATGTGGTGTTACGTAAACGCACCGTGCTAGAGGCGGCCGGCTTATTGCCTAAAGTCGGCGTTGCGCTCCATCCTGATCCCCAAAAATCTCAAGACCCCACTGCCTTTACTGTTCTGTTTCGGTACCAAGCTCTGAGAACCGATGAAAACTTTGCCGAAGCCTACGAAGCCGCCAACGATTTTGGCACCGCCTACGGCAAACGGGTAAAAGCGGCGGGATTTATGAAAAACCTTATGCAACAGCGGTTATGCTCCAGTTGCGCCGCCGGAATTAACACAGCCCGTAAAATTTTAGACGATCAGGCCATTGAAGATGAGTCAGATGAATTTTTCGACCAAATTATTGACACCGTGACCGCCGAACAGGAAGCCCTAGAACGATTAATTACCGCCTTAGAACGCATCCAAGTAGAAGATCCCAAACTGAAAGCTGTTAAGCATTTCTTGATTAACGAAAACTGGGTACGCCATGGTTGCATTATTTTTAGCCAGTACTATGACACCGCCGCTTGGATCGCTGAGCAACTAGCCCACAGCTTTCCCGATACCCTCATTGGTCTTTATGCTGGCGCAGGCAAAAGTGCCCTTTTTCGTGGCCCCGGCGATCGCAACGAAGAGGATAGGGAAAAGTTAAAAAAATTAGTTGAAGATCAGTCCATTCCTATCATGGTTGCCACCGATGCCGCCTGCGAGGGGTTAAACCTCCAGCGACTGGGCACACTGATTAATATTGACCTCCCTTGGAATCCCACTCGGCTTGAACAGCGCATTGGCCGGATTAAACGCTTTGGGCAAGTCAGACCCACCGTTGACATGCTTAATCTTGTTTACCAAGACACTGTCGATGAAAAAATTTATGAGACCTTGTCAGCCCGGATGAAAGATCGTTTCGAGCTATTTGGTTCCCTGCCCGATACCATCCAGGATGATTGGATTGAAAATATCGAACGATTAGATGAGAAGTTAGATGAGTATATTGAAACCCAAAAGCGAGTTAATGGGTTTGACATCCGCTACAACGCCAATTTAGACACGGAGGAAGATGAATGGAGGAATTGTGCTCAGGTGTTATCACGCCGGAGTATTGACACCCTGATGAGGACTGGATGGAGTACCTAA
- a CDS encoding BrnA antitoxin family protein translates to MSDEDIDYSDIPPLTNSFFERAKLVIPSTQAKNLVEIDSDLIQWFKSKGENYSHLINEALRQYIQVEESP, encoded by the coding sequence TTGTCAGATGAAGATATTGATTATTCTGATATTCCGCCCTTAACTAACTCCTTTTTTGAACGAGCCAAGTTAGTCATCCCTTCCACTCAAGCTAAAAATTTGGTTGAGATTGATTCGGATTTAATACAGTGGTTTAAATCAAAAGGAGAGAATTATTCACATCTCATCAATGAAGCTTTACGTCAGTATATTCAAGTAGAAGAATCCCCTTAA
- a CDS encoding BrnT family toxin produces the protein MQFEWDEAKNLENIRKHEIDFADVPTMFDSEMLIEFDNRSDYGEERWIGIGFLGPGVAVVVWTERFQNLIRIISARRANNHEKKRFQRYISH, from the coding sequence ATGCAGTTTGAGTGGGACGAAGCTAAAAACTTAGAAAATATTCGTAAGCATGAAATTGACTTTGCCGATGTCCCAACCATGTTTGATAGTGAAATGTTAATCGAATTTGACAATCGATCTGATTACGGCGAAGAACGGTGGATCGGAATAGGGTTTCTAGGCCCTGGTGTTGCCGTTGTTGTCTGGACAGAGCGGTTCCAAAATCTTATCCGAATTATCTCAGCACGACGGGCAAATAACCATGAAAAAAAACGATTCCAACGCTACATCTCGCACTAA